A window from Sus scrofa isolate TJ Tabasco breed Duroc chromosome 2, Sscrofa11.1, whole genome shotgun sequence encodes these proteins:
- the SLC25A46 gene encoding solute carrier family 25 member 46, which produces MHPRRPDGFDGLGYRGGARDEQGFGGAFPARSFSSASDLSHWVTTPPDIPGSRNLHWGEKSPPYGVPAPSTPLEGPAEEPFPGGSGGSVPGQSSEQLNRFAGFGIGLASLFTENVLAHPCIVLRRQCQVNYHARHYHLTPFTVINIMYSFNKTQGPRALWKGMGSTFIVQGVTLGAEGIISEFTPLPREISHKWNPRQIGEHLLLKSLTYIVAMPFYSASLIETVQSEIIRDNAGILECVKEGIGRVIGMGVPHSKRLLPLLSLIFPTVLHGVLHYIISSVIQKIVLLILKRKTYNSHLAESTSPMQSMLDAYFPELMANFAASLCSDVILYPLETVLHRLHIQGTRTIIDNTDLGYEVLPINTQYEGMRDCINTIRQEEGMLGFYKGFGAVVIQYTLHAAVLQITKIIYSALLQNSV; this is translated from the exons ATGCATCCGAGGCGCCCGGACGGATTCGATGGCTTGGGCTATCGGGGCGGTGCCCGGGATGAGCAAGGCTTTGGCGGCGCTTTCCCTGCAAGGTCTTTCAGCTCGGCGTCTGACCTGAGCCACTGGGTGACCACTCCCCCAGACATCCCGGGTAGCCGCAACCTGCACTGGGGCGAGAAGAGCCCGCCCTACGGCGTGCCCGCCCCCTCCACCCCGCTCGAGGGCCCAGCGGAGGAACCCTTTCCCGGAGGCAGCGGTGGTAGCGTGCCCGGGCAGAGCAGCG aacAGTTGAATAGATTTGCTGGATTTGGTATTGGACTTGCAAG tctttttacAGAAAATGTACTGGCCCATCCTTGCATTGTTCTACGCCGCCAGTGTCAG GTTAATTACCATGCTCGGCATTATCATCTCACTCCATTTACAGTCATCAATATTATGTACAGCTTCAATAAAACTCAG ggACCAAGGGCCCTTTGGAAAGGAATGGGAAGTACATTTATTGTCCAAGGAGTTACACTTGGAGCAGAGGGAATAATCAGTGAATTCACACCTTTACCAAG ggagatttcacataaatggaatcctagACAAATAGGAGAACACCTTTTACTGAAATC CCTAACTTATATAGTGGCAATGCCTTTTTATTCAGCAAGTCTAATTGAAACAGTACAG AGTGAGATCATTCGAGACAACGCTGGAATTTTGGAATGTGTTAAAGAAGGGATTGGAAGAGTGATAGGCATGGGAGTGCCTCATAGCAAACGCCTACTTCCGCTTCTTTCCCTGATCTTCCCTACGGTGCTGCATGGGGTTCTTCATTACATCATCAGCTCAGTCATTCAGAAAATTGTCCTGCTCATTCTAAAGAGAAAGACTTACAATAGCCACCTAGCTGAGAGCACTAGCCCGATGCAGAGTATGTTGGATGCTTATTTTCCAGAGCTTATGGCTAACTTTGCTGCGAGTCTTTGCTCTGATGTTATACTTTACCCACTGGAAACAGTTCTGCACCGCCTTCACATTCAAGGAACACGCACAATAATTGACAATACAGACCTTGGCTATGAAGTGCTTCCAATTAATACACAGTATGAGGGGATGAGAGACTGTATCAATACCATAAGGCAGGAGGAAGGAATGCTTGGTTTTTATAAAGGCTTTGGTGCTGTTGTAATACAGTACACACTGCATGCAGCTGTTTTACAGATTACCAAAATTATTTACTCTGCACTTCTTCAGAATAGTGTTTGA